Proteins from a single region of Stutzerimonas stutzeri:
- a CDS encoding PilC/PilY family type IV pilus protein codes for MNIRPYALLLGSFCYIGLSLQTALADDTEIYVSRKLSEDQQIRPNLLFVIDNSGSMLSAVPGTKCADGDRDYPNRCDRRTNQKTRMQVVKDVTNELIDELRLSDDVNVGLMHFDTAVRYSGRNIDYSKSYQGGMVAIPVGRISSNADALKEEINKLYALTNTPLSETYYEAALYMRGEQPKFGDDTQAGYEDGKGSKRENKPSVPGSKNGNRYKSPIEYSCQKSNIILLTDGEPTYDNAANNDIRSLISTPGETNTQYLPATCRNPGTSSTSRSGECMPHLAEHLANQDISSSQPGKQTVNTYTIGFATNQTLLQNTANAGNGRYFTTDNTSGLVDALKSILVEILAENTTFATPSVAVSAYNNLGYRNDLYYALFRPAEGARWVGNVKRYRAETTTDANGNTITQVVDKNGQPAIDESTGFFRDNSSSFWSSLDGRDVEKGGVAGTLNEPANRKIFTWTAADRSPSASTGSEALSSQLNENNSALTQALLGVNSSEARTKAIQWGRGQNPDSPAQARRQLADVLHNEPRLAAYKTDEDLERAGTATSPEQLYMFFGTNEGFIHAVDPSNGQEKFAFIPKELLPNLSAYYQNPKGSDQKRYGMDGQFNLWVEYGDLDINAKTRSISKSYLYAGMRRGGKNYYALDVTNIDQPKLKWVIKGGATPGFEKLGQTWSTPKLANIKLNGTQTKVLVFTGGYDPQQDNDSPNTPLAGDTQGNALYIVNAETGQLIWRAGHSSETGANLKLAEMTHSMPADPVIIDANGDGLADIIYAVDARAQVFRFDIDNASSSASALATGGRIAKLGGDTALDNRRFFSMPDVAMVRERGGKSYFAIAIGSGYRSHPLNEDTIDRFYVLQDGPLFSKPKDGIYTTLTEDDLLDVSSVDLTDAEAAGIQEEIAEAEAAIAALNQAVAAARDAFNAYKESSGFTSKYNAMLQANNAANSLQAEIDALMASDPYLQAHAAESSEQSKLQQGLLESQNTLKALQDAIAAAAPDLADKEDAYEAAKAHLATIDEDDPTYADAKQAYESAKGDWDAADGKQTARSEQRTKLAEIYSTLISLQAELNSAYQGILDQERAILDAVAASASESTVDNLRSGLETLNQDYGNHPAALKRDGLNAAEGSSTQLLSALNRLKDAIHRDAASQIDGVLADLSTQLSPLAPSLVESELLAREEAAKHTELAAKAANLEGNVDFAAELESQRLAQSGQASAAQAEANDIASGPYQASSALLNAEQLAAAKALYGNDLTMFEAYQFLLDQAQLAVTDSEDGVPALRKEINQLYGQLVPGNSYTPNPSLLAGSKGWFMRLPKGEKVLSSPLIFRGALFFTTFSPRGETITTCGPDVGRGRAYALNLRDASAILAVNDAPIRSYALLRSGIPPAPTVLFNEDGPPRVIIGTEVLNDRPKDGDGDEPECIGGVGFCDKDRSPVSKTYWREN; via the coding sequence ATGAATATCCGCCCATACGCGCTTTTGCTTGGCAGTTTCTGTTATATCGGGCTTTCCCTGCAAACCGCGCTTGCCGATGACACAGAAATCTATGTCAGTCGCAAGCTATCGGAAGACCAGCAGATACGTCCCAACTTGCTGTTCGTGATCGACAACTCTGGCTCCATGCTGTCCGCCGTCCCCGGAACCAAATGCGCCGATGGAGATAGGGACTACCCAAACCGCTGCGACCGTAGGACCAATCAAAAGACCAGAATGCAGGTTGTAAAGGACGTAACAAACGAACTCATTGACGAGTTGAGACTAAGTGACGATGTCAATGTTGGCCTGATGCATTTCGATACAGCGGTTAGATACAGCGGCCGCAATATCGATTACTCAAAAAGCTATCAGGGCGGCATGGTGGCCATTCCTGTTGGACGCATTAGCAGTAATGCCGACGCACTCAAGGAAGAAATTAACAAACTCTACGCCCTGACCAACACTCCACTATCCGAAACCTACTATGAAGCTGCCCTGTATATGAGAGGGGAACAGCCAAAATTTGGCGATGACACTCAGGCTGGCTATGAAGATGGGAAAGGCTCTAAAAGAGAGAACAAACCCAGCGTACCGGGTTCGAAAAACGGCAATAGATACAAAAGCCCCATCGAATATTCCTGCCAGAAAAGCAATATCATCCTGCTGACGGACGGCGAGCCGACTTACGATAACGCCGCCAACAATGATATTCGCTCACTGATCAGCACCCCCGGCGAAACCAACACACAATATCTGCCCGCCACCTGCCGTAACCCTGGTACCAGCAGCACTAGCCGTAGCGGCGAGTGCATGCCCCACCTCGCCGAGCACCTTGCCAACCAAGATATCAGCAGTAGTCAACCCGGCAAGCAAACCGTCAACACCTATACCATCGGTTTCGCTACCAACCAGACCCTGCTGCAGAACACTGCCAACGCTGGCAATGGTCGCTACTTCACCACGGACAATACATCCGGCCTGGTCGATGCTCTCAAGTCGATCCTCGTGGAAATCCTCGCGGAAAATACGACATTCGCCACGCCCAGTGTTGCAGTAAGTGCCTACAACAACCTGGGCTACCGCAACGACCTATATTACGCCCTGTTCCGTCCGGCCGAAGGCGCACGCTGGGTCGGCAACGTCAAACGCTACCGAGCCGAAACCACGACGGATGCCAACGGCAATACCATTACCCAGGTCGTGGACAAAAACGGTCAGCCGGCCATCGACGAGTCCACCGGCTTCTTCCGAGACAACTCCTCCAGCTTCTGGTCCAGCCTTGATGGCCGCGATGTGGAAAAAGGCGGTGTGGCCGGCACGTTGAACGAGCCGGCCAACCGCAAGATTTTCACCTGGACAGCAGCAGACCGCAGCCCCAGCGCCAGTACGGGCAGCGAGGCCCTGTCCAGCCAGCTGAATGAGAACAACAGCGCCCTGACCCAGGCACTGCTCGGAGTCAACAGTAGCGAAGCCAGAACAAAAGCCATCCAGTGGGGCCGCGGCCAGAACCCGGACAGCCCGGCCCAGGCCCGCCGGCAACTGGCGGACGTACTGCACAACGAGCCCCGTCTGGCCGCCTACAAGACCGATGAGGACCTGGAGCGGGCTGGCACTGCGACTTCACCCGAACAGCTCTATATGTTCTTCGGCACCAACGAAGGCTTTATCCACGCCGTGGACCCCAGCAACGGTCAGGAAAAATTCGCCTTTATCCCCAAGGAATTGCTGCCCAACCTGAGCGCCTACTATCAGAACCCAAAAGGCTCGGACCAGAAACGCTACGGCATGGATGGCCAGTTCAACCTCTGGGTTGAATACGGTGACCTAGATATCAATGCCAAAACCCGCAGCATCAGCAAGAGCTACCTCTATGCCGGCATGCGCCGGGGCGGCAAGAACTACTACGCGCTCGATGTGACGAATATTGATCAACCAAAACTCAAATGGGTGATCAAGGGCGGCGCAACACCCGGTTTCGAAAAGCTGGGACAAACCTGGTCCACGCCCAAACTGGCCAATATCAAGCTCAACGGCACGCAAACCAAGGTGCTGGTATTCACCGGCGGCTATGACCCACAACAGGATAACGACAGCCCCAACACACCCCTTGCCGGCGATACCCAGGGCAATGCGCTGTATATCGTCAATGCCGAAACCGGCCAGTTGATCTGGCGAGCCGGGCACAGCTCCGAGACAGGCGCCAACCTGAAGCTGGCCGAGATGACTCACAGCATGCCGGCTGATCCGGTGATCATCGATGCCAACGGCGACGGCCTGGCTGACATCATTTATGCCGTCGATGCTCGCGCCCAGGTGTTCCGCTTCGATATCGACAATGCCAGTAGCTCAGCCAGCGCCCTCGCCACCGGTGGGCGCATCGCCAAGCTGGGTGGCGACACCGCCCTGGACAATCGCCGTTTCTTCAGCATGCCGGACGTGGCCATGGTCCGGGAGCGTGGCGGCAAGAGTTACTTTGCCATCGCCATCGGCTCCGGCTACCGCTCCCACCCGCTCAACGAAGACACCATCGACCGTTTCTATGTGCTTCAGGATGGCCCACTGTTCAGCAAGCCGAAAGATGGTATTTACACCACCCTCACCGAGGACGACCTGCTGGACGTTTCCAGCGTGGATCTCACTGATGCTGAAGCCGCAGGGATTCAGGAGGAAATCGCCGAAGCCGAAGCCGCCATCGCCGCGCTGAACCAGGCGGTCGCCGCTGCACGCGATGCCTTCAATGCCTACAAGGAGTCCTCAGGCTTTACCTCCAAATACAACGCCATGCTGCAGGCCAACAACGCTGCCAACAGCCTGCAGGCAGAGATCGATGCGTTGATGGCAAGCGATCCCTATCTGCAAGCTCATGCAGCCGAAAGCAGTGAGCAGAGCAAGCTGCAGCAGGGGCTGCTGGAAAGCCAAAACACCCTGAAGGCACTGCAGGATGCGATTGCCGCTGCCGCCCCAGACCTGGCGGACAAGGAGGACGCGTACGAAGCGGCCAAGGCACACTTAGCTACCATTGATGAGGATGACCCTACCTATGCAGACGCTAAGCAGGCCTATGAGAGCGCCAAAGGCGACTGGGACGCTGCAGACGGCAAGCAAACAGCGCGCTCTGAGCAAAGAACAAAGCTGGCTGAGATCTACAGCACCCTGATCAGCCTGCAGGCCGAACTGAACTCCGCTTACCAGGGGATCCTGGATCAGGAGCGGGCGATCCTCGATGCGGTGGCAGCCTCAGCGAGTGAATCCACCGTCGATAACTTGCGCTCCGGGTTGGAAACCTTGAACCAAGATTATGGCAACCATCCCGCCGCTCTCAAACGTGATGGCCTCAACGCAGCCGAAGGCAGCAGCACCCAACTACTGAGCGCACTGAATCGGCTCAAAGATGCCATCCATAGGGACGCCGCCAGCCAAATCGACGGCGTATTGGCCGATCTGAGCACACAGCTTTCGCCGCTTGCGCCCTCGCTCGTCGAGTCCGAGCTGCTGGCACGCGAGGAGGCGGCCAAACACACGGAGCTTGCTGCAAAAGCCGCCAACCTTGAAGGCAACGTGGATTTTGCAGCGGAGCTGGAATCGCAACGGCTTGCGCAGTCAGGGCAGGCCTCAGCCGCCCAGGCAGAAGCCAATGACATCGCTTCCGGCCCCTACCAAGCGTCTTCCGCCCTGCTGAACGCCGAGCAGCTGGCTGCGGCCAAAGCGCTTTACGGCAACGACCTGACGATGTTCGAGGCCTATCAGTTCCTGCTCGACCAGGCGCAGTTGGCCGTAACCGACAGCGAAGATGGCGTGCCGGCGCTGCGCAAGGAGATCAACCAACTCTATGGCCAACTGGTCCCTGGCAACAGCTACACGCCTAACCCGTCCTTGCTGGCTGGCAGCAAGGGCTGGTTCATGCGCCTACCCAAGGGCGAAAAGGTGTTGTCGTCCCCGCTGATCTTCAGGGGCGCACTGTTCTTCACCACGTTCAGCCCTCGTGGCGAGACCATCACCACGTGCGGCCCCGACGTCGGCCGCGGGCGAGCCTATGCGCTGAATCTTCGCGACGCCAGCGCGATCCTCGCGGTGAACGATGCGCCCATCCGCAGCTATGCGCTGCTGCGCTCCGGCATTCCGCCAGCGCCAACGGTGCTGTTCAACGAAGACGGACCGCCACGTGTCATCATCGGCACCGAAGTGCTGAACGACCGCCCCAAGGACGGTGATGGCGATGAACCGGAGTGCATCGGCGGCGTCGGCTTCTGCGACAAGGATAGAAGCCCGGTCAGCAAAACCTACTGGAGAGAGAACTGA
- a CDS encoding type IV pilin protein, with translation MRHQSGFTLIELMIVVAVIGILAAIAYPNYQQYQLKAGRSDGHAKLTQLMQMQERLYSQNQTYSTDLGAGANTAVLSDEQRYSITAEACAAGTPLARCVRLVATAINQQVADTQCGNLILTSRGEKLISGTGTRESCW, from the coding sequence ATGCGACACCAGAGCGGCTTTACGCTGATCGAACTGATGATTGTGGTGGCGGTGATCGGCATTTTGGCCGCTATCGCCTACCCCAACTATCAGCAGTACCAACTCAAGGCTGGCCGCTCCGACGGCCATGCCAAACTGACACAGCTGATGCAAATGCAGGAGCGGCTTTATTCGCAGAATCAAACCTACAGTACTGATCTGGGTGCCGGCGCCAACACTGCAGTGCTCAGCGATGAGCAGCGCTACAGCATTACAGCCGAGGCCTGCGCCGCTGGCACGCCACTAGCACGTTGCGTGCGGCTGGTCGCCACTGCCATCAACCAGCAGGTTGCCGATACCCAGTGTGGCAATCTCATCCTCACCAGCCGGGGTGAAAAGCTCATATCGGGGACAGGGACACGGGAGAGCTGCTGGTAA
- the ispH gene encoding 4-hydroxy-3-methylbut-2-enyl diphosphate reductase — protein sequence MQIKLANPRGFCAGVDRAIEIVNRALEVFGPPIYVRHEVVHNKFVVEDLRARGAVFVEELDQVPDNVIVIFSAHGVSQAVRQEAEKRGLKVFDATCPLVTKVHLEVAKYSREGRECILIGHQGHPEVEGTMGQYDARNGGTIYLVEDEEDVAQLQVRNPEALAFVTQTTLSMDDTSRVIDALRSKYPSIGGPRKDDICYATQNRQDAVKQLADECDVVLVVGSPNSSNSNRLRELAERMNTPAYLIDGAEDLKREWFESVERIGITAGASAPEVLVRGVIDQLREWGATGMDELEGRPENVTFSMPKELRVRQL from the coding sequence ATGCAAATCAAACTCGCCAACCCTCGCGGCTTCTGCGCGGGTGTAGATCGCGCCATCGAAATCGTCAACCGCGCCTTGGAAGTCTTCGGTCCTCCGATCTATGTGCGACATGAGGTCGTGCACAACAAGTTCGTCGTGGAAGACCTGCGTGCCCGCGGTGCGGTCTTCGTCGAGGAGCTGGATCAGGTGCCGGACAACGTCATCGTCATCTTCAGCGCCCATGGCGTTTCGCAGGCCGTTCGACAGGAAGCCGAGAAGCGCGGCCTGAAGGTGTTCGACGCCACCTGTCCGCTGGTCACCAAGGTGCATCTGGAAGTGGCCAAGTACAGTCGTGAAGGGCGCGAGTGCATCCTCATCGGCCACCAGGGCCACCCGGAAGTCGAAGGGACCATGGGGCAGTACGACGCGCGCAATGGCGGCACGATCTACCTGGTCGAGGATGAAGAGGATGTCGCCCAGCTGCAGGTGCGCAACCCCGAGGCGCTGGCATTCGTCACCCAGACCACGTTGTCCATGGATGACACCAGTCGCGTCATCGACGCGCTGCGCAGCAAGTACCCGAGCATCGGTGGTCCACGCAAGGATGACATCTGCTACGCCACGCAGAATCGCCAGGATGCGGTAAAGCAATTGGCCGATGAATGCGACGTGGTACTGGTGGTCGGCAGCCCCAACAGCTCAAACTCAAACCGTCTGCGTGAGCTGGCAGAGCGCATGAACACCCCGGCCTATCTGATCGACGGCGCCGAGGACCTCAAGCGAGAATGGTTCGAGAGCGTCGAGCGTATCGGCATCACCGCCGGCGCATCGGCCCCGGAAGTGCTGGTGCGTGGGGTGATCGACCAGTTGCGCGAGTGGGGCGCGACAGGCATGGATGAGCTGGAAGGGCGACCGGAGAACGTGACGTTCTCGATGCCGAAGGAATTAAGGGTCAGGCAGCTGTGA
- a CDS encoding FKBP-type peptidyl-prolyl cis-trans isomerase: MTEQRIGPDKEVTLHFALGLETGELVDSTFDKKPATFKVGDGNLLPGFEQQLYGLKAGDKRTLQIAPEQGFGQVNQQNVQVMPRSQFAGMELSEGLMVSFQDAARTELPGVVKAFDDSQVTVDFNHPLAGKTLTFEVEIIDVKPV; the protein is encoded by the coding sequence ATGACTGAACAGCGCATTGGGCCGGACAAGGAAGTCACCCTGCATTTTGCGCTCGGCCTGGAGACGGGTGAGCTGGTCGACAGCACGTTCGACAAGAAGCCTGCCACCTTCAAGGTGGGCGATGGCAACCTGCTGCCAGGCTTCGAGCAGCAACTCTACGGACTCAAGGCAGGTGACAAGCGCACCCTGCAGATTGCGCCGGAGCAGGGCTTCGGTCAGGTCAACCAGCAGAATGTGCAGGTCATGCCACGCAGTCAGTTCGCCGGAATGGAGCTTTCCGAAGGGCTGATGGTCAGTTTTCAGGATGCTGCGCGCACCGAGCTGCCGGGTGTGGTGAAGGCGTTCGACGATAGTCAGGTTACCGTCGATTTCAATCATCCATTGGCTGGCAAGACCCTTACCTTCGAAGTCGAGATCATCGACGTCAAACCGGTGTAA
- the lspA gene encoding signal peptidase II, with protein MSARFGRLPWLWLSVLVIAFDQATKHYFEANFSLYQKVDVVPGYFAWTLAYNTGAAFSFLADHGGWQRWLFAVIAVGVSVVLVVWLKRLKPNETWLAVALALVLGGAIGNLYDRVVLGHVVDFILVHWQNRWYFPAFNIADSAITVGAVMLALDMFKGNKTGEAAHD; from the coding sequence ATGAGTGCACGTTTCGGCAGGCTCCCCTGGCTTTGGCTCAGTGTGCTGGTGATCGCCTTCGATCAGGCGACAAAACACTACTTCGAGGCCAATTTCAGCCTGTATCAAAAGGTCGACGTAGTTCCCGGCTACTTCGCCTGGACGCTGGCTTACAACACCGGTGCGGCGTTCAGCTTCCTCGCCGATCACGGTGGCTGGCAGCGCTGGCTGTTTGCGGTCATCGCGGTTGGCGTCAGTGTCGTGCTGGTGGTCTGGCTTAAGCGTCTAAAACCGAACGAAACCTGGCTGGCCGTCGCGCTGGCGCTGGTTCTGGGCGGTGCGATTGGCAATCTCTACGACCGCGTGGTGCTGGGCCATGTGGTCGATTTCATCCTGGTGCATTGGCAGAATCGCTGGTATTTCCCTGCATTCAATATCGCCGATAGCGCCATCACCGTCGGCGCCGTGATGCTGGCGCTGGATATGTTCAAGGGCAACAAGACCGGAGAAGCCGCACATGACTGA
- the ileS gene encoding isoleucine--tRNA ligase, with protein MTDYKATLNLPSTAFPMKAGLPQREPEILQRWNSIDLYRKLRQIGEGRPKFVLHDGPPYANGNIHIGHAVNKVIKDMIVRSRTLAGFDAPYVPGWDCHGLPIEHKVETTFGKNQPADLTRERCRAYAAEQIEGQKADFIRLGVLGDWDNPYKTMDFANEAGEIRALAKLVEGGFVFKGLKPVNWCFDCGSALAEAEVEYQDKKSDAIDVAFAVEDADRLAAAFGLPNLAKPASIVIWTTTPWTIPANQALNVHPEFVYALVDTGERLLVLAEELVESCLQRYGLAGEITARCEGKALELIRFRHPFYERFAPVYLADYVETGAGTGIVHSAPAYGEDDFRSCKHYGMENDDILGPVQSNGVYVSDLPFFGGQFIWKANPAIVEKLAEVGALLKHESIQHSYMHCWRHKTPLIYRATAQWFVGMDKVAHDGSSLRRRALEAIEQTEFVPGWGQARLHGMIAGRPDWCISRQRTWGVPIPFFLHKESGELHPRTAELMEAVAQRVEQGGIEAWSKLDAAELLGDEAAQYEKITDTLDVWFDSGTTHWHVMRGSHPMGHESGPRADLYLEGSDQHRGWFHSSLLTGAAIDGHAPYKGLLTHGFTVDENGRKMSKSLGNVIAPQEITDSMGADILRLWVSATDYSGEMAVSKQILQRSADAYRRIRNTARFLLSNLDGFDPAQHMVPNDQLIALDRWAIDRALLLQQEIEEAYTTYRFWNVYQKVHNFCVQELGGFYLDIIKDRQYTTGADSLPRRSCQTALYHIAEALVRWIAPILAFTAEEIWQYLPGERNESVMLNTWYTGLTELPQGTELDRAFWDKVMAVKTAVNKELENQRAAKTIGGNLQAEVTLYAEDALVAELAKLGNELRFVLITSAVDIAPLTQAPAEAVESELVGLKLVVKKTEHSKCGRCWHHLPDVGAHAEHPEICGRCIENIEGAGEVRHYA; from the coding sequence ATGACCGATTACAAAGCGACCCTCAATCTGCCGTCCACGGCATTTCCGATGAAGGCCGGTCTGCCACAGCGCGAGCCGGAGATTCTGCAGCGCTGGAACAGCATTGACCTGTACCGGAAGCTGCGGCAGATCGGCGAAGGTCGCCCGAAGTTCGTCCTGCACGATGGCCCGCCGTATGCCAACGGCAATATTCACATTGGTCACGCGGTAAACAAGGTGATCAAGGACATGATCGTCCGCTCGCGCACCCTGGCCGGCTTCGACGCGCCTTATGTGCCGGGTTGGGATTGCCACGGTCTGCCGATCGAGCACAAGGTCGAGACCACCTTCGGCAAGAACCAGCCGGCCGATCTGACCCGCGAGCGCTGCCGTGCCTATGCCGCCGAACAGATCGAAGGGCAGAAGGCCGACTTTATCCGTCTCGGCGTGCTGGGTGACTGGGACAACCCGTACAAGACCATGGACTTCGCCAACGAAGCCGGCGAGATCCGCGCCTTGGCCAAGCTGGTCGAAGGCGGCTTCGTCTTCAAGGGCCTGAAGCCGGTGAACTGGTGCTTCGACTGCGGTTCGGCGCTGGCCGAAGCGGAAGTCGAGTATCAGGACAAGAAATCCGATGCCATCGACGTCGCGTTCGCGGTCGAGGATGCCGACAGGCTGGCTGCTGCGTTCGGTCTGCCCAATTTGGCCAAGCCTGCCAGCATCGTGATCTGGACCACCACGCCCTGGACCATTCCGGCCAACCAGGCGCTGAACGTGCATCCCGAGTTCGTCTATGCGCTGGTCGACACCGGCGAGCGTCTGCTGGTGCTGGCCGAGGAGCTGGTGGAGTCCTGTCTGCAGCGCTATGGCCTGGCCGGTGAAATCACCGCCCGTTGCGAAGGCAAGGCGTTGGAGCTGATCCGCTTCCGCCATCCGTTCTACGAGCGCTTCGCTCCGGTCTATCTGGCCGACTACGTGGAAACCGGTGCCGGTACCGGTATCGTCCATTCGGCGCCCGCATACGGCGAGGACGACTTCCGCTCCTGCAAGCACTACGGCATGGAGAATGACGATATTCTCGGCCCGGTGCAGAGTAACGGTGTCTACGTATCGGATCTGCCGTTCTTCGGCGGCCAGTTCATCTGGAAGGCCAACCCGGCGATCGTCGAGAAGCTCGCCGAGGTTGGCGCGCTGCTCAAGCACGAGTCGATCCAGCACAGCTACATGCACTGCTGGCGGCACAAGACGCCGCTGATCTACCGCGCCACGGCGCAGTGGTTCGTCGGCATGGACAAGGTCGCCCACGACGGCAGTTCGCTGCGTCGCCGTGCGCTGGAGGCCATCGAGCAGACCGAATTCGTCCCGGGCTGGGGGCAGGCGCGCCTGCACGGCATGATCGCCGGGCGTCCGGACTGGTGTATCTCGCGTCAGCGCACCTGGGGTGTGCCGATTCCGTTCTTTCTGCACAAGGAAAGCGGCGAGCTGCACCCGCGTACCGCGGAGCTGATGGAAGCCGTGGCGCAGCGTGTGGAGCAGGGCGGTATCGAGGCCTGGTCGAAGCTCGACGCAGCCGAGTTGCTCGGCGACGAAGCGGCGCAGTATGAGAAGATCACCGACACCCTCGATGTCTGGTTCGATTCCGGCACCACCCACTGGCATGTGATGCGCGGCTCGCACCCCATGGGCCACGAAAGCGGCCCGCGTGCCGACCTCTATCTGGAAGGCTCCGACCAGCATCGCGGCTGGTTCCATTCATCGCTGCTGACTGGCGCGGCCATCGACGGTCATGCGCCGTACAAGGGCCTGCTGACCCACGGTTTCACCGTGGATGAGAACGGCCGCAAGATGTCCAAGTCCCTCGGCAACGTCATCGCGCCGCAGGAAATCACCGACAGCATGGGCGCCGACATCCTGCGTCTGTGGGTCTCGGCCACCGACTATTCCGGCGAGATGGCGGTATCCAAGCAGATCCTGCAGCGCAGCGCCGATGCCTACCGTCGTATCCGCAACACCGCACGCTTCCTGCTCTCGAATCTCGACGGCTTCGATCCCGCGCAGCACATGGTGCCGAATGATCAGCTGATCGCCCTGGACCGCTGGGCCATCGACCGCGCACTGCTGCTGCAGCAGGAGATCGAGGAGGCCTACACCACCTATCGCTTCTGGAACGTCTACCAGAAGGTGCACAACTTCTGCGTGCAGGAGCTGGGCGGCTTCTATCTGGACATCATCAAGGACCGCCAGTACACCACCGGTGCGGACAGCCTGCCGCGTCGCTCCTGCCAGACCGCGCTGTATCACATCGCCGAGGCGCTGGTGCGCTGGATCGCGCCGATCCTGGCGTTCACCGCCGAGGAAATCTGGCAGTACCTGCCGGGTGAGCGTAACGAGTCGGTGATGCTCAACACCTGGTACACCGGCCTGACCGAACTGCCGCAAGGCACCGAGCTTGATCGCGCCTTCTGGGACAAGGTCATGGCAGTCAAGACCGCGGTGAACAAGGAGCTGGAAAACCAGCGTGCGGCCAAGACCATTGGCGGCAACCTGCAGGCGGAAGTCACGCTGTATGCCGAAGATGCCCTGGTTGCAGAGTTGGCCAAGCTCGGCAACGAGCTGCGCTTCGTACTGATCACCTCTGCTGTCGATATCGCACCACTGACCCAGGCGCCAGCCGAAGCCGTGGAGAGCGAATTGGTCGGCCTCAAGCTGGTGGTCAAGAAGACCGAGCACAGCAAGTGCGGGCGTTGCTGGCATCACCTTCCAGATGTTGGTGCTCATGCCGAGCATCCGGAAATCTGCGGGCGCTGCATCGAGAACATCGAAGGTGCTGGTGAGGTTCGCCACTATGCGTGA
- the ribF gene encoding bifunctional riboflavin kinase/FAD synthetase — protein MQLVRGLHNLRPRHRGCVATIGNFDGVHRGHQAILARLRERAAELGLPSCVVIFEPQPREFFSPDKAPARLTRLREKLQLLSEQGVDLVLCLAFNRRLRELSAAEFVHATLVEGLGVQHLEVGDDFRFGCDRAGDFDFLLKAGAAEGFSVEAATTIEVDGERVSSTRLRQVLAEGDLACAEALLGRPFGITGRVMHGQKLGRQLGAPTANVQLKRRNTPLSGVFLVSLELDGKSLAGVANIGMRPTVESDGKPHLEVHLLDYQGDLYGRLVQVTFHRKLRDEQRFASLEALKTAIDADIAAARDYWRASPLMTSQD, from the coding sequence ATGCAGCTGGTTCGAGGCCTTCACAATCTGCGACCCCGGCATCGGGGTTGCGTCGCCACCATCGGCAATTTCGACGGCGTGCACCGGGGGCATCAGGCCATCCTGGCGCGGCTGCGCGAGCGTGCGGCCGAATTGGGGCTGCCCAGTTGTGTGGTGATCTTCGAGCCGCAACCGCGTGAGTTCTTTTCGCCGGACAAGGCGCCGGCACGGCTCACCCGGTTGCGTGAAAAGCTGCAGCTCCTGAGCGAGCAGGGGGTCGATCTGGTGCTGTGTCTGGCGTTCAATCGCCGCCTGCGTGAGCTGAGTGCCGCCGAGTTCGTCCATGCCACGCTGGTGGAAGGGCTGGGAGTGCAGCACCTGGAGGTGGGTGACGATTTCCGTTTCGGTTGCGACCGCGCCGGCGATTTCGATTTCCTGCTCAAGGCCGGCGCGGCCGAAGGCTTCTCGGTTGAGGCCGCGACCACCATTGAGGTGGATGGCGAGCGGGTCAGCAGTACGCGGCTGCGCCAGGTGCTGGCAGAGGGTGATCTGGCCTGCGCCGAGGCGCTGCTCGGCAGGCCGTTCGGTATCACCGGTCGGGTCATGCATGGGCAAAAGCTAGGTCGCCAGCTCGGCGCACCGACTGCCAATGTGCAGCTCAAGCGTCGCAATACGCCGCTAAGTGGCGTGTTCCTGGTCAGTCTCGAATTGGATGGAAAATCGCTTGCCGGTGTCGCCAACATCGGCATGCGGCCCACGGTCGAGAGTGACGGTAAACCACATCTGGAAGTGCATCTGCTCGATTATCAGGGCGACCTGTACGGCCGTCTGGTGCAGGTGACCTTTCATCGCAAGCTGCGCGACGAGCAGCGCTTTGCCTCGCTGGAGGCGCTCAAGACGGCGATTGATGCCGACATCGCCGCTGCCCGTGATTACTGGCGGGCTTCACCCCTTATGACGAGTCAGGACTGA